A DNA window from Pseudomonas sp. GD03919 contains the following coding sequences:
- the tnpB gene encoding IS66 family insertion sequence element accessory protein TnpB (TnpB, as the term is used for proteins encoded by IS66 family insertion elements, is considered an accessory protein, since TnpC, encoded by a neighboring gene, is a DDE family transposase.) — translation MMRPDPKVKAVYLYPKPVDFRKSINGLAALVELDIKVAVFDPALFVFLNRTRNQVKILYWHRNGFCLWLKRLEAERFKTKPDAGDEAIELTVRELNQLLEGIDLWGNQPHKVLTPRFVT, via the coding sequence ATGATGCGTCCCGACCCCAAGGTCAAAGCCGTTTACCTTTACCCCAAGCCGGTCGATTTCCGCAAATCCATCAACGGTCTGGCCGCCTTGGTCGAGTTGGATATCAAGGTGGCGGTGTTCGACCCGGCGTTGTTCGTTTTTCTCAACCGCACGCGCAACCAAGTGAAAATTCTGTATTGGCATCGTAACGGTTTCTGTTTGTGGCTCAAGCGCTTGGAGGCCGAGCGGTTCAAGACCAAACCGGATGCCGGTGACGAAGCGATCGAGCTGACGGTGCGGGAATTGAATCAGTTGCTGGAGGGCATCGACCTCTGGGGCAATCAACCGCACAAGGTGCTGACACCACGTTTCGTGACTTGA